The Chitinophaga pinensis DSM 2588 region TCCATCAAAACAGTCTTCCTTTCCATTACCTGGTTCAGGTTTTCCGATAAGCGCCGCAGTATCTCCGCTTCCCGGTGGGAGAGGAACTCTGTATGATTATTACGGGTCAGCGTCTGCTTGGTATAATTGAAGTGATACTGGCCAATCGTAATGCTGTCATTACTGGCAGCAGGCGCAGCGCCAGGAGCATTCTTAAACCGCTCCAGCAGGGCCTTGATACGGACGATCAGCTCATCCATGCTGAATGGCTTTTTCAGATAGTCGTTTCCGCCCAGTTCAAACCCCTTCACCACATCTGTCGTCTGGGATTTGGCCGTCAGAAATATGATCGGCGTCGTCTTATCCAGTTTCCTGATCTCCGTGGTCACTGTAAAGCCGTCCATATTAGGCATCATGATATCCAGTACAACCACATCCGGCTGATGTTCCTGATACAAACGGAGTCCTTCTTTTCCGTCTGCCGCATATAACATCTCAAAGCCCCTCATTTCCAGGCTGTCTTTCACGATCTGTCCCAATTGCCATTC contains the following coding sequences:
- a CDS encoding response regulator transcription factor yields the protein MSKVLLIEDEWQLGQIVKDSLEMRGFEMLYAADGKEGLRLYQEHQPDVVVLDIMMPNMDGFTVTTEIRKLDKTTPIIFLTAKSQTTDVVKGFELGGNDYLKKPFSMDELIVRIKALLERFKNAPGAAPAASNDSITIGQYHFNYTKQTLTRNNHTEFLSHREAEILRRLSENLNQVMERKTVLMDLWGDDSFFNARSMDVFITKLRRYLKDDPRVQIVNIRGVGYKLIF